In Crinalium epipsammum PCC 9333, the genomic window GGGGATTACGATCAATACCGCCCACGTTGAGTACGAAACAGCCGCTCGTCACTATGCTCACGTAGATTGTCCAGGACACGCTGACTATGTAAAAAACATGATCACGGGTGCTGCTCAAATGGATGGAGCAATCCTCGTGGTTTCAGCAGCCGATGGTCCAATGCCTCAAACACGGGAACACATCCTTCTAGCTAAACAGGTGGGCGTTCCTAACCTGGTTGTCTTTTTGAATAAGAAAGACATGGTGGACGACGACGAACTGATAGAACTGGTGGAACTAGAAGTGCGGGAACTGTTGAGTTCTTATGAATTCGATGGTGACAATATCCCCATTGTGCCAGGTTCAGCGTTGTTGGCTGTGGAAACCATGACCAGCAATCCTAAAACCCAGAAGGGTGAAAACGAGTGGGTTGATCAAATCTATGCTTTGATGGATGAGGTTGACGCTTACATCCCTACACCAGAACGGGCTATTGATAGACCCTTCCTGATGGCGATAGAAGATGTCTTCACCATTACTGGTCGTGGTACTGTTGCTACTGGTCGGATTGAGCGTGGCAAGGTCAAAATCGGCGATACAGTTGAATTGGTTGGACTTAAGAATACTCGTACTACAACCGTCACCGGAATCGAGATGTTCAAGAAGAGTCTTGAAGAAGGGATGGCTGGTGATAATGCTGGAATTCTGCTACGGGGTATCCAAAAGGCTGATATTGAACGCGGTATGGTGATTGCCAAGCCTGGTTCAATTACTCCTCACA contains:
- the tuf gene encoding elongation factor Tu, yielding MARAKFERNKPHVNIGTIGHVDHGKTTLTAAITMTLAAMGQAQARKYADIDAAPEEKARGITINTAHVEYETAARHYAHVDCPGHADYVKNMITGAAQMDGAILVVSAADGPMPQTREHILLAKQVGVPNLVVFLNKKDMVDDDELIELVELEVRELLSSYEFDGDNIPIVPGSALLAVETMTSNPKTQKGENEWVDQIYALMDEVDAYIPTPERAIDRPFLMAIEDVFTITGRGTVATGRIERGKVKIGDTVELVGLKNTRTTTVTGIEMFKKSLEEGMAGDNAGILLRGIQKADIERGMVIAKPGSITPHTLFEAEVYVLQEKEGGRKTPFFPGYRPQFYVRTTDVTGTITAFTADDGSEAEMVMPGDRVKMTVELINAIAIEQGMRFAIREGGRTIGAGVVAKILK